The sequence CGGCACTGAAGGGGTAGTTGTTGTCGTTGAGCACCAGCAGCGTGCGGCTGTCCACCGGGTAGACAGCCTCAATAGTTACGAAGGGGAACTTGAAGATCGGCCCAAAGCCGAAGGCGCCCTCCTCGGGGCGGGTGATTTTGTTCCGGTCGGTGATCTGCATGAGGTCTACCAGCAGCTCCTTTTGCAGTACGCCACCCTCGCTCACCCGGTCGAGGCTCACCAGGTAGATGCGCTTGAAGAGGGCCGTGGGACCTTCGCCAGCGTCGCGCTCGATCACCAGAAACTCCCGGTCGTTGATCGCCGTCAGCTCGCCGATGGCGTGGTTGGGCGCCTCCATGGGGTAGAACCAGATCCGGTCGGTATACTGCTTCGTCGCCAGGTCAAATTCGCGCAGGAGCAGACGGTTCCGCACCGGGTCGTCGAAGAGCGGCCCTTCGAGCAGGGGATAGAGGCGCGTGCCGCTCGTGTTGAGGGCCAGGCCTTCGAAGCCGCGGCTGGTGGGCAGATTGGCGGCGGCGCGGCGCGCTTCGGGCGTGGGCAGCGCCGCGAAGTCGGGATGTTCGGGAGACTTCACCACATCCAGCCCGCGGGCGAAGGGTCGCAGCGCGGGGGGCACGGGCGTGGCGTAGGGCGGCTCCAGGAGGCGGCCGCGGACGTCGAGGTGCAGCAGGAAGGGGCCGAACTCGTCGCCGACCCAGAACGTGCCATCAGGGGCCTGGCGGAACGACTCGGGGTCGAAATCGCCGCCGGTGAGCACCCGGTCGAGGTTGGCGTTGACGATGGGGAAGGGTACGCGGCGGTCGGGATCGCTCATCTCGGTGTAGCCGATAACGCTAACGCTTCTGCGGCCGAAATCCACCCTGAGTTCGTACCAGCGCAGCCGGTAGTCGGCGCTGTTGCCCTTGGCCCCAAAGCCATTGTCGGAGAGACCGAGCCAGTTGCCGTTCCAGAGGGGCAGTACAGCGCTGAAGCCCTGCACCGGCTGCTGGGCGAAGGGCGGACGCCGGTTGTTGGCCGGGCTGATGGCGAAGCCCGAGGGCGGGCCGGCGGCGAAGGTGTCGGCGGGCAGCACGGCCCAGCCGCGCAACTCCACATAGGGGGCTGTCTGTGCCTGGGCGACGGGCGCGGCAGCGGGCAGAACCGCCAGCCCCAGGAGAACCACAACCATGAGCAGCAGCCACCGGCAATGGAACGCGATCCGCTGAAGCATACCTGGCCTCCTGTCGCGCGGCAGGGCGAGCCGTCAGCGCGCCATGGCGCTGCTCTGTCCTCGACATGGAGGAAGGCCCCGTTACCCCCTGGCAACTACGCGGCTCAGCCCCGTCGCATGGTCTTCCGCGAGATTGATGTAGCGTATAGTACTACGAAAATGTTATATTCTAGTAAAAAAAGATTGAAAAGTAGATTAAACTACACTCTTTATTGTCATTGACCTTCCGCCGGGCGGTGTTATACTGAGGCCATCGAGTGGGCAGGGGCGCAACCCGGAGGGTTGTGCCCACTGCGAAAACCCGGTTCCCTCCCACCTCGGCCCGCCGCAACCCTGGCGCTTCCCCGACGGCGCTGCGCGACGACGCGACCCGACACTGCGTGTTGAACTGCCTGTGCGGTTGATCGGAAGGAGGCAGCGTATGCGTGCGCGATGGTTGGTGCTGGTTGCGCTCGTGGTCGCCCTGAGCATCGGCGCTGGCGGCATTCGCCCCACCCGGGCGGCGCCGGCCCCTGCCGCCACCCCCGTTCCTGGAGAATGTGTGACAGGCGCGCTGTTGAGCGGGGCGCAGTACAAGATCTGCGTCCCCCAGAGCGGCTGGAACGGCGACCTGGTGCTCTGGGCCCATGGCTACGTGCTTCGTGACGACCCGCTGACGTTCCAGGATGAACTGCCGGGCGATCCGCCGATTGCGTTGCCAACCCTGGTGCAGAGCCTGGGCTATGCCTTCGCCGCCACCACTTACCGCAAAAATGGCCTGGTCGTGCTCCAGGCCCAGGAGGATCTTCTCGAATTGCTGGAAGTCTTCAAGGCAGGCTATCAGACACAAACCGGTCAGCCCTACGCTGGCCGGGTCTACATCACTGGCGCCTCCATGGGCGGCCTGATCGCCACCCTCCTGGCGGAAAAGCACCCCGACAAGTTCGCGGGCGCCCTGGCCGCCTGCGGCATCGTCGGCGACTTCCGGCGCCACGTGAACTACTGGGGCGATTTCCGCGTGGTCTTCGATTACTTCTTCCCCGGCGCCCTGCGACCGCCGCAACTCCTGGCGCCGAATTCGGAAGCCTGGAGGGATCAGTATGGCCCCGCCGTCACGGGGGCCGTACTGGCCAATCCCTCCGGCGCGCGGCAACTCATCGCGGTCACCAAAGCGCCGGTGGATCTCCGGGATGCCTATCCGCATCTCAAGACGATTCAGTCGGTAATGTTCTACAGCGCCCTCTCCGCCGCGGACGCCGAGGATCGGCTCGGCGGCAATCCCTTCGACAACGTGAACCGCTGGTACTGGGGCTCCGAAAACGACCTGCGGCTGAACCTGCGCGTCGCCCGTTTTCGTGCCAGCTCGACGGCCCTGGGTGCCATCCGCGCGAACTACGAGACCAGCGGCAGGCCGCGCGTCCCCATCGTCATGCCCCACACCACCCAGGACGAGGTGGTGCGCTTCGACCAGAGCCTGCGCTACTGGCTGAAGGCCCGTCCCGAAGGCGCGGGGCGGGTGACGGTGATCCCAATCACCCGATTCGGCCACTGCAACTTCACCGCCAGCGAGATTGTGCTGAGCTTCGCCCTGCTGGTACAGCAGGCCACTGGCGCCCTGCCGGCCGCGCTGGCGGCCGAGGCGGCCGAACTCGATGCCGCCCCGCTCGATACCGACCTGACGCCGTACCTGGAGGCCCTGCGCGCCGCCGAGGCTGAAGACGCCGCGCAGCAGGACCAGGCGAGCTGGAACCGGGTCTATCTGCCGGTTCTTGTCCGTTAAAGCGCGCAGGCGGCCCTGGGCGGACCTTACCCGCCCAGGACCGCCAGGTAACGTAACCTT is a genomic window of Chloroflexaceae bacterium containing:
- a CDS encoding prolyl oligopeptidase family serine peptidase, whose protein sequence is MRARWLVLVALVVALSIGAGGIRPTRAAPAPAATPVPGECVTGALLSGAQYKICVPQSGWNGDLVLWAHGYVLRDDPLTFQDELPGDPPIALPTLVQSLGYAFAATTYRKNGLVVLQAQEDLLELLEVFKAGYQTQTGQPYAGRVYITGASMGGLIATLLAEKHPDKFAGALAACGIVGDFRRHVNYWGDFRVVFDYFFPGALRPPQLLAPNSEAWRDQYGPAVTGAVLANPSGARQLIAVTKAPVDLRDAYPHLKTIQSVMFYSALSAADAEDRLGGNPFDNVNRWYWGSENDLRLNLRVARFRASSTALGAIRANYETSGRPRVPIVMPHTTQDEVVRFDQSLRYWLKARPEGAGRVTVIPITRFGHCNFTASEIVLSFALLVQQATGALPAALAAEAAELDAAPLDTDLTPYLEALRAAEAEDAAQQDQASWNRVYLPVLVR
- a CDS encoding esterase-like activity of phytase family protein: MLQRIAFHCRWLLLMVVVLLGLAVLPAAAPVAQAQTAPYVELRGWAVLPADTFAAGPPSGFAISPANNRRPPFAQQPVQGFSAVLPLWNGNWLGLSDNGFGAKGNSADYRLRWYELRVDFGRRSVSVIGYTEMSDPDRRVPFPIVNANLDRVLTGGDFDPESFRQAPDGTFWVGDEFGPFLLHLDVRGRLLEPPYATPVPPALRPFARGLDVVKSPEHPDFAALPTPEARRAAANLPTSRGFEGLALNTSGTRLYPLLEGPLFDDPVRNRLLLREFDLATKQYTDRIWFYPMEAPNHAIGELTAINDREFLVIERDAGEGPTALFKRIYLVSLDRVSEGGVLQKELLVDLMQITDRNKITRPEEGAFGFGPIFKFPFVTIEAVYPVDSRTLLVLNDNNYPFSAGRRPGLAPDDNEFILVYLPKSLNLKRQ